The following are from one region of the Juglans regia cultivar Chandler chromosome 10, Walnut 2.0, whole genome shotgun sequence genome:
- the LOC109008184 gene encoding transcription factor bHLH68-like, which translates to MNRGVLQSSPVQQMMAGNPYNWWNINGMLPPTQPSSPFLPTPANCLPQYAPTSSSLPIHSWHDSQELPESWSQLLLGGLVGEEDKIISMSQFQPKRLMENWEDPVLCQASKASAVNVKKEHPASSYMYGNGTHEEFEEAKPNWSQVMPAASSPKSSCLTSLISSKNMLDFSSNYNRSKDGRQLPPPDRSSDQGNSNATGGALKKARIQPSSTQTTFKVRKEKLGDRITALHQLVSPFGKTDTASVLLEALGYIRFLQSQIEALSLPYFGSGSGNMRQQHSVQGDQMNCIFPEDPGQLLNNNYIKRKEAPELQDLHKEPKKDLRSRGLCLIPVSCMLQVGSDNGADYWAPALGGGFQ; encoded by the exons ATGAATAGAGGTGTTTTGCAGAGCTCCCCGGTGCAACAAATGATGGCCGGAAACCCTTATAACTGGTGGAATATCAATGGCATGCTCCCACCGACACAGCCATCTTCTCCTTTCTTGCCTACTCCTGCAAATTGTTTACCTCAATATGCACCCACTTCTTCTTCACTTCCCATTCATTCTTGGCATGATAGCCAGGAGCTTCCAGAGTCTTGGAGCCAACTACTCTT GGGGGGATTAGTTGGTGAAGAAGATAAGATAATTAGCATGAGCCAGTTTCAACCTAAGAGGTTAATGGAGAATTGGGAGGACCCAGTTCTATGTCAAGCTTCAAAGGCTTCTGCTGTGAATGTTAAGAAAGAACATCCCGCAAGCAGCTATATGTATGGAAATGGAACTCATGAGGAGTTTGAAGAAGCAAAACCTAACTGGTCTCAAGTAATGCCTGCAGCTTCATCTCCAAAGTCTTCATGTCTGACAAGTTTGATCAGCAGTAAAAATATGTTGGATTTTTCTAGCAATTACAACAGATCGAAAGATGGGAGGCAGCTCCCACCACCCGATCGATCTTCTGATCAG GGTAACAGCAATGCAACTGGTGGGGCACTCAAGAAAGCTAGGATTCAACCTTCTTCAACCCAAACTACCTTCAAG GTGAGGAAGGAGAAATTAGGTGACAGAATAACAGCTCTCCACCAGCTGGTATCTCCATTCGGAAAG ACTGACACAGCCTCTGTGTTGTTAGAAGCTCTTGGGTACATCAGATTCCTTCAGAGTCAAATTGAG GCCCTCAGCTTACCTTACTTTGGTAGTGGATCAGGAAACATGAGGCAGCAACATTCT GTTCAAGGAGATCAGATGAATTGTATATTTCCTGAAGATCCTGGTCAA CTGCTGAATAACAACTATATCAAGAGGAAAGAGGCACCTGAGCTACAG GATCTTCATAAAGAGCCAAAGAAAGATCTAAGAAGTAGAGGGTTGTGTCTGATTCCAGTGTCATGTATGTTGCAAGTTGGGAGTGACAATGGAGCAGATTATTGGGCTCCTGCTCTCGGCGGGGGCTTCCAGTAG